Proteins encoded within one genomic window of Deltaproteobacteria bacterium:
- a CDS encoding PAS domain S-box protein, producing the protein PFHVDPEYPSPHLSVVVPLFSGKDRRTAVGALVLVCEAAQFLYPLIQSWPTPSDTAETLLVQKDGDDVLFLNELRHQKDTALKLRIPVSRADLPAAMAAGGREGIVEGKDYRGVEVVAAILRVPDSPWFMVAKVDSTEAFAEWRFRSIMILVFMLSVIGLVVAFGLVIRQRNLKAHYRELYRSETALSQAMERHSITLQAIGDAVMATDSKGRVDLMNPVAETLTGWKQEEARDRSINEVFRIINEGTRSIVEDPVARVLREGIVVGLANHTLLIARDGREIPIADSGAPIRDNNNEIIGVVLVFRDQTAERTHQKEIIESERKYRLLSDNTLDVIWTMNLDLEFTYVNPAIFSLMGFTQEEWIGSRLPEHCDEENFARMTWIIANETANGARSTGVIFEAVMFRKNGQPLPVEIHGKVIYDDGGQPVGLQGVTRDISERKQAEEALQYQDRLLREMGGIAKIGGWEFHPATGKGTWTEEVARIHDLDPSDETSLKRSLNFYLEESRAKIEKAVQDAIELGKPYDLELELITAKGARKWVRTIGQPKTENGKVVQVRGSFQDITEHKLAELRIEHLNRVLRSIRDMNQLIVRERDPGTLILDGCRLLVHNRGYASALVILTDEDDRPSSWAGAGMDDISESLNAFLASGGLPSCCDPGRTDREAVLIEDKADVCDKCPIAQNCTKMHTMCVRLIHGDVAYGYLIAALSHDLTIDDDERGLFTELGGDLAYALSFLRMDKARKESERKRESLGKQLLQAQKMESIGRLAGGVAHDYNNMLSVILGYSELALDKAAPGSPLRNDLREIIKATNRSMDITRQLLAFARRQTIAPKVLDLNDTLESMLKMLRRLIGEEIDLAWLPDADLWPVKIDPTQVDQILANLCVNARDAIGGVGKVTIETENVSFDEAYCADHAGFVPGNYVLIGVSDDGCGMDPETLDKVFEPFFTTKSTGLGTGLGLATVYGIVRQNNGFINIYSEPEKGTTVKIYLPRHTGAAVQALSESVTEIPSSRGETVLLVEDEVSILEIGKRMLEGLGYAVLTAGAPGEAMHLAEEHAGEINLLITDVVMPELNGRELANELRSFYPDLKILFMSGYTANVIAHRGVLEEGVCFMPKPFSRKDLALKVREALDTAKT; encoded by the coding sequence GCCTTTCCATGTCGATCCCGAATATCCGTCTCCTCATCTCTCCGTGGTCGTGCCTCTCTTTTCCGGAAAAGACCGTCGGACGGCCGTTGGAGCCCTCGTCCTGGTCTGTGAAGCCGCCCAGTTTCTCTACCCCCTCATCCAATCCTGGCCCACGCCCAGCGACACGGCGGAAACCCTCCTGGTTCAAAAAGACGGCGACGACGTGCTCTTTCTGAATGAATTGCGCCATCAGAAAGATACGGCGCTTAAGCTCCGGATTCCCGTCAGCCGGGCCGATCTTCCTGCCGCCATGGCGGCTGGAGGTAGAGAGGGAATCGTGGAAGGCAAGGACTATCGTGGGGTGGAGGTTGTGGCGGCCATCCTGCGTGTACCGGATTCTCCCTGGTTCATGGTGGCCAAGGTGGATTCGACCGAAGCTTTTGCCGAATGGCGATTTCGCTCGATCATGATCCTGGTATTTATGCTGAGTGTCATAGGCCTTGTTGTTGCGTTCGGGCTCGTTATTCGGCAACGTAATCTCAAGGCCCACTACCGCGAACTCTACCGCTCCGAGACGGCCCTGAGCCAGGCCATGGAACGGCACAGCATCACCTTGCAGGCCATCGGAGACGCCGTGATGGCCACGGATTCGAAAGGCCGGGTGGACCTTATGAACCCGGTGGCCGAAACCCTCACCGGATGGAAGCAGGAAGAGGCTCGAGACAGAAGCATAAACGAAGTCTTCCGGATTATCAATGAAGGGACGCGGAGCATCGTAGAGGATCCGGTAGCGCGGGTGCTCAGAGAGGGAATCGTGGTGGGCCTCGCCAACCACACCCTGCTCATTGCCAGAGACGGGCGTGAGATCCCGATTGCCGACAGCGGGGCCCCTATCCGCGACAATAACAACGAAATCATCGGCGTTGTCCTGGTGTTCAGGGACCAAACCGCGGAACGGACACACCAAAAAGAGATCATTGAAAGTGAAAGAAAATACCGCCTGTTGTCCGACAACACCTTGGACGTGATCTGGACCATGAACCTCGATCTCGAGTTCACCTATGTCAATCCGGCCATATTCAGCCTTATGGGCTTTACCCAGGAGGAGTGGATCGGAAGCCGGCTCCCGGAACATTGTGACGAGGAAAACTTCGCAAGAATGACCTGGATCATTGCGAATGAAACAGCCAACGGGGCGCGGAGTACCGGCGTCATTTTCGAAGCCGTGATGTTCAGGAAGAATGGCCAACCGTTGCCGGTGGAAATCCACGGCAAAGTTATTTATGACGATGGAGGACAGCCCGTCGGTCTTCAGGGTGTCACGCGAGATATCTCCGAACGTAAACAGGCCGAAGAGGCCCTGCAATATCAGGATCGTCTGTTGCGGGAGATGGGCGGCATCGCAAAGATCGGCGGATGGGAGTTCCATCCCGCCACGGGCAAAGGAACGTGGACGGAGGAAGTGGCCCGGATTCATGACCTCGACCCGAGCGATGAAACCAGCCTGAAACGCAGTCTGAACTTTTATCTGGAAGAGTCTCGCGCAAAAATCGAGAAGGCCGTGCAAGACGCCATTGAACTCGGTAAGCCTTATGACCTGGAATTGGAACTGATCACCGCCAAAGGCGCTCGCAAATGGGTACGAACCATTGGTCAGCCGAAAACGGAAAACGGGAAGGTTGTCCAGGTGAGGGGTTCTTTCCAGGATATTACCGAGCACAAACTCGCCGAACTCCGCATCGAGCACCTGAACCGGGTGTTGCGCTCGATCCGCGACATGAATCAGTTGATCGTGCGTGAACGGGACCCGGGGACACTGATCCTCGATGGGTGCAGACTACTGGTTCACAATCGCGGATATGCTTCGGCCCTGGTCATTCTCACCGACGAAGACGATCGGCCCTCCTCCTGGGCCGGCGCGGGCATGGACGATATCTCCGAGTCGCTGAACGCCTTTCTGGCGAGTGGCGGGCTGCCGTCCTGTTGCGATCCGGGCCGGACCGATCGGGAGGCTGTGTTGATCGAAGACAAAGCGGATGTTTGCGATAAATGCCCGATCGCACAAAATTGCACCAAGATGCACACCATGTGCGTACGACTGATCCATGGAGATGTGGCTTACGGCTATCTTATTGCCGCGCTGAGTCATGACCTGACTATTGATGATGACGAACGGGGCCTCTTCACCGAATTGGGTGGAGACCTGGCCTACGCTCTCAGCTTCCTCCGGATGGATAAGGCCCGAAAAGAGTCCGAGCGTAAACGGGAATCACTGGGAAAACAGCTGCTCCAAGCGCAGAAGATGGAATCCATAGGCCGATTGGCCGGAGGAGTGGCGCACGACTACAACAACATGCTCAGCGTCATTCTCGGTTATTCGGAGCTGGCGCTGGATAAGGCGGCCCCGGGTAGTCCCTTGCGGAACGACCTCAGGGAGATCATAAAGGCCACAAACCGGTCCATGGACATCACCCGGCAGTTGCTGGCCTTTGCCCGCCGGCAGACCATAGCACCCAAGGTGCTCGACCTGAACGATACTCTGGAAAGCATGCTCAAAATGCTCCGGAGGCTCATCGGCGAGGAGATCGATCTTGCCTGGCTGCCCGATGCGGATCTTTGGCCGGTAAAGATCGATCCCACGCAGGTCGATCAGATCCTGGCGAATCTCTGCGTCAACGCCCGCGACGCCATAGGCGGCGTAGGGAAGGTCACCATAGAGACGGAGAATGTGAGCTTCGACGAGGCGTATTGCGCCGATCACGCCGGATTTGTCCCAGGTAACTATGTATTGATCGGCGTGAGCGATGACGGCTGCGGCATGGACCCGGAAACCCTGGACAAGGTCTTCGAACCTTTCTTTACGACCAAGAGCACGGGTCTTGGCACCGGCCTGGGTTTGGCCACGGTATACGGTATCGTCAGACAGAACAACGGCTTTATCAACATCTACAGCGAACCGGAAAAAGGCACTACGGTCAAAATCTATCTTCCCCGACATACGGGCGCAGCAGTCCAGGCGCTGAGCGAAAGCGTTACAGAAATCCCATCGAGCCGCGGAGAGACGGTATTGCTGGTCGAGGACGAGGTTTCTATTTTGGAGATCGGCAAAAGGATGCTAGAGGGACTTGGTTATGCCGTATTGACCGCGGGCGCCCCCGGAGAAGCCATGCACCTGGCCGAGGAACATGCGGGCGAAATCAACCTGCTGATAACGGATGTGGTAATGCCTGAATTGAACGGACGCGAATTGGCCAATGAACTGAGATCCTTCTACCCTGATCTCAAAATCCTGTTCATGTCCGGCTACACGGCCAACGTCATCGCCCATCGGGGAGTATTGGAAGAAGGCGTTTGTTTCATGCCCAAGCCTTTTTCAAGAAAGGATCTGGCGCTTAAGGTCAGAGAGGCGCTGGATACCGCCAAGACCTGA